A section of the Streptomyces sp. SCL15-4 genome encodes:
- a CDS encoding pyridoxal phosphate-dependent decarboxylase family protein — MTAEAALSAPPLASGPGGPEALRPLLATVLDALAAGAAERGGPLPAGGPGAVTARVTAALGDPLPDTGDPDALHTLVRALAAGAADPADPLCAAHLHCPPLAVATAADLAASALNPSLDSWDQAPAASALEAAVTRALARAAGLADALVTTGGTESNQLALLLAREAHGSALRLVCCAGAHHSLPRAAWLLGLPAPVVLPAPRGILDPAALAETLTALPGPLLVAATAGTTDAGLVDPLPEIAALCAAHGARLHIDAAYGGGLLFSDRHRGLLTGLDAADTVTLDLHKLGWQPAAAGLLALARPDELATLHQRADYLNAADDTDAGLPDLLGRSPRTTRRPDILKIAVTLRTLGRAGLGALTDQVCARARELAGLIDTHPGFELYGHPVISTVLFRPAEATDDAVAAVRRSLLHEGRAVLGRARLAGRLWLKATVLNPRTRPDDLARLLALVEGSTPG, encoded by the coding sequence ATGACCGCAGAAGCGGCCCTGAGCGCGCCACCGCTCGCCTCCGGCCCCGGCGGCCCCGAGGCCCTGCGGCCCCTCCTCGCCACCGTGCTCGACGCGCTCGCCGCCGGCGCCGCCGAGCGCGGCGGCCCGCTGCCCGCCGGCGGCCCCGGCGCCGTCACCGCACGCGTCACCGCCGCCCTCGGCGACCCCCTGCCGGACACCGGCGACCCCGACGCCCTGCACACCCTCGTGCGCGCCCTCGCCGCGGGCGCCGCCGACCCCGCCGACCCGCTGTGCGCCGCCCACCTGCACTGCCCGCCGCTCGCCGTCGCCACCGCCGCCGACCTCGCCGCCAGCGCCCTCAACCCCTCCCTGGACTCCTGGGACCAGGCCCCGGCCGCCTCCGCGCTGGAAGCCGCGGTCACCCGCGCCCTCGCCCGCGCGGCCGGCCTCGCCGACGCCCTCGTCACCACCGGCGGCACCGAGTCCAACCAACTCGCCCTGCTGCTCGCCCGCGAGGCGCACGGCAGCGCGCTACGCCTCGTCTGCTGCGCCGGCGCCCACCACTCGCTGCCCCGCGCCGCCTGGCTGCTCGGCCTGCCCGCCCCGGTCGTCCTCCCCGCACCCCGCGGCATCCTCGACCCGGCCGCCCTCGCCGAAACCCTCACCGCGCTCCCCGGTCCGCTGCTGGTCGCCGCCACCGCCGGCACCACCGACGCCGGCCTCGTCGACCCGCTGCCCGAGATCGCCGCCCTGTGCGCCGCCCACGGCGCCCGCCTGCACATCGACGCGGCCTACGGCGGCGGCCTGCTCTTCAGCGACCGGCACCGCGGCCTCCTCACCGGACTCGACGCCGCCGACACCGTCACCCTCGACCTGCACAAACTCGGCTGGCAACCGGCCGCCGCCGGCCTCCTCGCCCTCGCCCGCCCCGACGAACTCGCCACCCTCCACCAGCGCGCGGACTATCTGAACGCCGCCGACGACACCGACGCCGGACTCCCCGACCTGCTCGGCCGCTCCCCGCGCACCACCCGCCGCCCCGACATCCTGAAGATCGCCGTCACCCTGCGGACCCTGGGCCGCGCCGGCCTCGGCGCCCTGACCGACCAGGTCTGCGCCCGCGCCCGCGAACTCGCCGGCCTGATCGACACCCACCCCGGCTTCGAGCTGTACGGCCACCCCGTCATCAGCACCGTCCTGTTCCGCCCCGCCGAAGCCACCGACGACGCCGTGGCCGCCGTCCGCCGCAGCCTCCTGCACGAAGGCCGGGCCGTGCTCGGCCGGGCCCGGCTCGCCGGCCGGCTCTGGCTCAAGGCCACCGTCCTCAACCCCCGGACCCGGCCGGACGACCTGGCCCGCCTGCTCGCACTCGTCGAAGGAAGCACCCCCGGATGA
- a CDS encoding GDSL-type esterase/lipase family protein produces MTTTWIAAHRAPVIGPDETIRIFEPRGFTDQTLRQSLRLAGGGEAVRITLSNRYGNEPVEIGGAHLATRTTGHGIDPATGVTLTFDGAPAVKIPAGGELVSDPVERLVTAGQELTVTLYLPGDTGLTTYSLVPYDTGHAAPGDQLTAERLRDAEEVPTGHFGIGADVRAPEGTRIAVAFGDSWIEGMATTPGLDNSFPAQLGRRLTRGWIVRQGISGNRLLTDEVGTHLLARVDRDVLAVPGVSHVLIHIGLNDLGVPGQRAYPEPAAIPTAADLVTGLTTLAERLRAAGLTALASTIGPYRGTVYEGYDTEAGQAVRREVNAWLRGGTHPFHAVVDVAAAVADPAAPERIRPEFDSGDGLHVNDAGAKAIADAVDLSLLDL; encoded by the coding sequence ATGACCACGACCTGGATCGCCGCGCACCGCGCCCCCGTCATCGGCCCCGACGAGACCATCCGCATCTTCGAACCACGCGGCTTCACCGACCAGACCCTCAGGCAGTCCCTGCGCCTGGCCGGAGGAGGTGAGGCAGTACGGATCACCCTCAGCAACCGCTACGGCAACGAGCCCGTCGAGATCGGCGGAGCACACCTCGCCACCCGCACCACCGGCCACGGCATCGACCCCGCCACCGGTGTCACCCTCACCTTCGACGGCGCCCCGGCCGTCAAGATCCCGGCCGGCGGAGAACTCGTCAGCGACCCCGTCGAGCGCCTCGTCACCGCCGGGCAGGAACTCACCGTCACCCTCTACCTGCCCGGCGACACCGGCCTGACCACCTACTCACTGGTGCCCTACGACACCGGCCACGCCGCCCCCGGCGACCAGCTCACCGCCGAGCGCCTGCGGGACGCCGAGGAGGTGCCCACCGGCCACTTCGGCATCGGCGCCGACGTCCGCGCCCCCGAGGGCACCCGGATCGCCGTCGCCTTCGGCGACTCCTGGATCGAGGGCATGGCCACCACACCCGGCCTCGACAACAGCTTCCCGGCCCAGCTCGGCCGCCGCCTCACCCGGGGCTGGATCGTCCGCCAGGGCATCTCCGGCAACCGGCTGCTCACCGACGAGGTCGGCACACACCTGCTCGCCCGCGTCGACCGCGACGTCCTCGCCGTCCCCGGCGTCAGCCACGTCCTGATCCACATCGGCCTCAACGACCTCGGCGTACCCGGCCAGCGCGCCTACCCCGAACCGGCCGCCATCCCCACCGCCGCCGACCTCGTCACCGGACTCACCACGCTCGCCGAACGCCTGCGCGCCGCCGGCCTCACCGCCCTCGCCTCCACCATCGGCCCGTACCGGGGCACGGTCTACGAGGGCTACGACACCGAAGCCGGCCAGGCCGTACGACGCGAGGTCAACGCCTGGCTGCGCGGCGGCACCCACCCCTTCCACGCGGTCGTGGACGTCGCCGCCGCCGTCGCCGACCCGGCCGCACCCGAGCGCATCCGCCCGGAGTTCGACAGCGGCGACGGCCTGCACGTCAACGACGCCGGCGCCAAGGCCATCGCCGACGCCGTCGACCTGTCCCTGCTGGACCTGTAG
- a CDS encoding ANTAR domain-containing response regulator — translation MTAPESPQPVDVTDDDKSHVPPLTTRVVIAEDEALIRLDLKEMLEEEGYTVVGEAGDGEEAVELAREHKPDLVILDVKMPKLDGISAAEKIAEESIAPVLMLTAFSQRDLVERARDAGAMAYLVKPFSKSDVVPAIEMAVSRFAELKQLEQEVADLSQRLETRKLVDRAKSILQTEYGLTEPAAFRWIQKTSMDRRMSMQQVAEAVIADSEEKKAAKKG, via the coding sequence GTGACCGCCCCCGAGTCGCCCCAGCCCGTAGACGTGACCGACGACGACAAGTCGCACGTGCCTCCGCTGACGACCCGTGTCGTCATCGCCGAGGACGAGGCCCTGATCCGGCTCGACCTCAAAGAGATGCTGGAGGAGGAGGGGTACACCGTCGTCGGCGAGGCCGGAGACGGTGAGGAGGCCGTCGAGCTGGCCCGCGAGCACAAGCCCGACCTGGTCATCCTCGACGTGAAGATGCCCAAGCTCGACGGCATCTCCGCGGCCGAGAAGATCGCCGAGGAGTCCATCGCGCCCGTCCTGATGCTCACCGCCTTCTCCCAGCGCGACCTGGTCGAGCGCGCCCGGGACGCCGGTGCCATGGCCTACCTGGTCAAGCCCTTCAGCAAGAGCGACGTCGTCCCGGCGATCGAGATGGCCGTCTCGCGGTTCGCGGAGCTGAAGCAGCTGGAGCAGGAGGTCGCCGACCTCAGCCAGCGGCTGGAGACCCGCAAGCTGGTCGACCGGGCGAAGTCCATCCTCCAGACCGAGTACGGCCTGACCGAGCCGGCCGCGTTCCGCTGGATCCAGAAGACCTCCATGGACCGCCGCATGTCGATGCAGCAGGTCGCCGAGGCGGTCATCGCGGACAGCGAGGAGAAGAAGGCGGCCAAGAAGGGCTGA
- a CDS encoding bifunctional metallophosphatase/5'-nucleotidase — MPLNRRKFLKKSAATGAGVAIAGAAAAPAAEAAQEHGPGRPGHPEKRHSLTVMGTTDLHGHVFNWDYFKDAEYSDKAGNAMGLARVATLVKQVRAEKGRRNTLLLDAGDTIQGTPLTYYYAKVDPITAKGGPVHPMARAMNAIGYDAAALGNHEFNYGIETLRKFEDQLDFPLLGANAVDARTLRPAFPPYFMKTFHVPGAKPVKVAVLGLTNPGIAIWDKAYVQGKLAFPGLEEQAAKWVPKLRSMGADVVVVSAHSGTSGTSSYGDQVPYLENAAAEVARKVPGIDAILVGHAHVEIPELKVVNEKTGRTVVLSEPLCYAERLTLFDIELVFRKGRWEVESVSASLRDSATVADDPEITRLLADQHKKVVAYVNQVVGRATATLTTVEARYKDAPIIDLITKVQEDVVKAALAGTEYASLPVIAQASPFSRTSQIPAGDVTIRDLSSLYVYDNTLVAKLLTGAQVRAYLEYSAEYYVQTAPGAAVDVEKLTNAGGRPDYNYDYVSGLSYDIDIAQPAGSRIRNLTFQGAALDDDRQFVLAVNNYRANGGGAFPHVATAKELWAESTEIRTRIAEWVTAKGVLDPKDFASADWRLVRGGTPVF, encoded by the coding sequence ATGCCGTTGAACCGCCGGAAGTTCCTGAAGAAGTCCGCCGCCACCGGAGCGGGAGTGGCGATCGCCGGTGCGGCGGCGGCCCCGGCGGCCGAGGCGGCGCAGGAGCACGGCCCCGGCCGCCCCGGACACCCCGAGAAGCGGCACTCGCTGACCGTCATGGGCACCACCGACCTGCACGGTCACGTCTTCAACTGGGACTACTTCAAGGACGCGGAGTACTCCGACAAGGCGGGCAACGCGATGGGCCTCGCCCGTGTCGCCACCCTGGTGAAGCAGGTGCGCGCGGAGAAGGGCCGCCGCAACACCCTGCTGCTGGACGCCGGTGACACCATCCAGGGCACCCCGCTGACCTACTACTACGCGAAGGTCGACCCGATCACCGCCAAGGGCGGCCCGGTGCATCCGATGGCGCGGGCGATGAACGCGATCGGGTACGACGCGGCGGCCCTCGGCAACCACGAGTTCAACTACGGCATCGAGACGCTGCGGAAGTTCGAGGACCAGCTGGACTTCCCGCTGCTCGGCGCCAACGCGGTGGACGCGAGGACGCTGCGGCCGGCCTTCCCGCCGTACTTCATGAAGACCTTCCACGTGCCCGGTGCCAAGCCGGTCAAGGTCGCCGTCCTGGGCCTGACCAATCCGGGGATCGCGATCTGGGACAAGGCCTACGTCCAGGGGAAGCTGGCGTTCCCGGGGCTGGAGGAGCAGGCCGCGAAGTGGGTGCCGAAGCTGAGGTCCATGGGCGCCGACGTGGTCGTGGTCTCGGCGCACTCGGGCACCTCGGGCACCTCCTCGTACGGGGACCAGGTGCCGTACCTGGAGAACGCGGCGGCCGAGGTGGCCCGGAAGGTTCCGGGGATCGACGCGATCCTGGTGGGTCACGCGCACGTGGAGATCCCGGAGCTGAAGGTCGTCAACGAGAAGACCGGCAGGACCGTCGTCCTGTCCGAGCCGCTGTGCTACGCCGAGCGGCTCACTCTCTTCGACATCGAGCTGGTGTTCCGCAAGGGCCGCTGGGAGGTCGAGTCGGTCTCCGCGTCCCTGCGCGACTCCGCCACCGTCGCCGACGACCCGGAGATCACCCGGCTGCTCGCCGACCAGCACAAGAAGGTCGTCGCGTACGTCAACCAGGTCGTCGGCCGTGCGACCGCCACGCTGACGACGGTCGAGGCCCGCTACAAGGACGCCCCGATCATCGACCTGATCACCAAGGTCCAGGAGGACGTGGTCAAGGCGGCGCTGGCCGGCACCGAGTACGCCTCGCTGCCGGTGATCGCCCAGGCCTCGCCGTTCTCCCGGACCTCGCAGATCCCGGCCGGCGATGTGACGATCCGGGACCTGTCGAGCCTGTACGTCTACGACAACACGCTGGTCGCCAAGTTGCTGACGGGTGCCCAGGTCCGCGCGTACCTGGAGTACTCGGCGGAGTACTACGTCCAGACGGCCCCCGGTGCCGCGGTCGACGTGGAGAAGCTGACCAACGCCGGCGGGCGTCCGGACTACAACTACGACTATGTGTCGGGTCTGTCGTACGACATCGACATCGCCCAGCCGGCCGGTTCGCGGATCAGGAACCTGACCTTCCAGGGGGCCGCGCTGGACGACGACCGGCAGTTCGTGCTCGCGGTGAACAACTACCGCGCCAATGGCGGCGGTGCCTTCCCGCATGTCGCCACGGCCAAGGAGCTGTGGGCGGAGTCGACGGAGATCCGCACCCGGATCGCGGAGTGGGTGACCGCGAAGGGCGTGCTGGACCCGAAGGACTTCGCGTCGGCGGACTGGCGGCTGGTGCGCGGCGGCACGCCGGTGTTCTAG
- a CDS encoding hotdog fold thioesterase yields MGEQQQAKFPQQVIDEYAALGVDLPALFSAGHLGTRMGVQILEASADRVVGTMPVEGNTQPYGLLHGGASAVLAETLGSVGSMLHGGVSKIAVGVDLNCTHHRGVRSGLVTGVATPVHRGRSTATYEIVISDEQGRRVCSARLTCLLRDARPGDEPSAGPTAG; encoded by the coding sequence ATGGGTGAGCAGCAGCAAGCGAAGTTCCCGCAGCAGGTCATCGACGAGTACGCGGCGCTCGGTGTGGACCTGCCCGCCCTGTTCTCGGCCGGGCATCTGGGCACGCGCATGGGCGTGCAGATCCTGGAGGCCTCGGCGGACAGGGTGGTCGGGACCATGCCGGTGGAGGGCAACACCCAGCCGTACGGCCTGCTGCACGGCGGCGCCTCCGCGGTGCTGGCGGAGACCCTGGGCTCGGTCGGTTCCATGCTGCACGGAGGCGTCTCGAAGATCGCGGTCGGTGTGGACCTGAACTGCACCCATCACCGCGGGGTCCGCTCGGGCCTGGTGACGGGCGTGGCGACGCCGGTGCACCGGGGCCGGTCGACGGCGACGTACGAGATAGTGATCAGCGACGAGCAGGGCCGCCGGGTCTGCTCCGCCCGCCTGACCTGCCTGCTCCGGGACGCCCGCCCGGGCGACGAGCCCTCCGCCGGGCCGACCGCGGGCTGA
- the pyk gene encoding pyruvate kinase — MRRAKIVCTLGPATDSYDQIKALVEAGMDVARFNLSHGTHAEHEERYRRVRKAADETGRSVGILADLQGPKIRLGRFAEGPVLLERGDAFTITVEDGVEGDRHRCGTTYAGLAADVTPGERVLVDDGKVCLEVTEVDGPRVHTRVIEGGVVSDHKGLNLPGVAVSVPALSKKDEDDLRWALRTGFDVVALSFVRSGDDARDVHRIMAEEGRRLPVIAKIEKPQAVRNLDGIVAAFDGLMVARGDLGVEMPLEQVPMVQKRAITLARRNAKPVIVATQMLESMIENSRPTRAEASDVANAVLDGTDAVMLSGETSVGKYPIETVRTMAKIVTAAEEDMLAKGLPPLAERSKPRTQGGAVARAAADMGDFLGARFLVAFTQSGDTARRLSRYRSPIPLLAFTPEPATRSQLSLTWGAETFLGPHVDSTDAMVDQVDELLLKYGRCRKGDVVVITAGSPPGVSGSTNMVRVHHIGEDDSPK, encoded by the coding sequence ATGCGCCGAGCGAAGATCGTCTGTACATTGGGGCCCGCCACCGACTCGTACGACCAGATCAAGGCACTGGTCGAGGCCGGAATGGACGTCGCCCGGTTCAACCTCAGCCACGGCACGCACGCCGAACACGAGGAGCGCTACCGGCGGGTGCGCAAGGCGGCCGACGAAACCGGCCGCAGCGTCGGCATCCTCGCCGACCTTCAGGGCCCGAAGATCCGGCTCGGCCGCTTCGCCGAAGGACCGGTACTCCTTGAACGCGGCGACGCCTTCACCATCACCGTCGAGGACGGCGTCGAAGGCGACCGCCACCGGTGCGGCACCACCTACGCCGGCCTCGCCGCCGACGTCACCCCCGGCGAACGCGTCCTCGTCGACGACGGCAAGGTCTGCCTGGAGGTCACCGAGGTCGACGGCCCCCGCGTACACACCCGCGTGATCGAAGGCGGCGTCGTCTCCGACCACAAGGGACTGAACCTCCCCGGCGTGGCCGTCTCCGTCCCCGCCCTGTCCAAGAAGGACGAGGACGATCTGCGCTGGGCGCTGCGCACCGGCTTCGACGTGGTCGCCCTCTCCTTCGTCCGCAGCGGCGACGACGCCCGCGACGTGCACCGGATCATGGCCGAGGAAGGCCGCCGGCTCCCGGTCATCGCCAAGATCGAGAAGCCGCAGGCCGTGCGGAACCTCGACGGCATCGTGGCCGCCTTCGACGGGCTGATGGTCGCGCGCGGCGACCTCGGCGTGGAGATGCCGCTGGAGCAGGTACCGATGGTGCAGAAGCGCGCCATCACGCTCGCCCGGCGCAACGCCAAACCGGTCATCGTCGCCACCCAGATGCTGGAGTCGATGATCGAGAACTCCCGGCCCACCCGCGCCGAGGCCTCCGACGTGGCCAACGCGGTCCTGGACGGCACGGACGCGGTGATGCTCTCCGGCGAGACCAGCGTCGGCAAGTACCCGATCGAGACCGTGCGCACCATGGCGAAGATCGTCACGGCGGCCGAGGAGGACATGCTGGCCAAGGGGCTGCCGCCGCTCGCCGAACGGAGCAAGCCGCGCACCCAGGGCGGCGCGGTCGCCCGGGCCGCCGCCGACATGGGCGACTTCCTCGGCGCGAGGTTCCTGGTCGCGTTCACCCAGTCCGGGGACACCGCCCGCCGGCTCTCCCGCTACCGCTCGCCGATTCCGCTGCTCGCCTTCACCCCCGAGCCGGCCACCCGCTCCCAGCTCAGCCTGACCTGGGGCGCCGAGACCTTCCTCGGCCCGCACGTGGACTCCACGGACGCCATGGTCGACCAGGTCGACGAGCTGCTGCTGAAGTACGGCCGCTGCCGGAAGGGCGACGTCGTCGTGATCACCGCCGGCTCCCCGCCCGGCGTCTCCGGCTCGACCAACATGGTCCGGGTCCACCACATCGGCGAGGACGACAGCCCGAAGTGA
- a CDS encoding lysine N(6)-hydroxylase/L-ornithine N(5)-oxygenase family protein, with protein MTHPPRHAPASPRDLVGIGIGPCNLSLAALAHPLAELDAVFYEQRPGFDWHPGLLIEGATLQVPFLADLVTLADPTSPWSFLSYLRNRERLFPFYFAEHFHIQRAEYDAYCRWVAQQLPGLRFGHQVDAVRWNPERDVFEVDFTQLGTDGEAEALGRTYTRNIVLGIGTAPYVPDPLQPLVETPGVPVLHAADYLDHRDTVLAAGHVTVVGSGQSGAEVFLDLLRHRPAGREGLHWIGRTEAFAPMEYSKLGLEHFTPDYTRYFHALAEPVRDRLVTAQWQLYKGIDAGTLAAIHDELYRRTLRGGWPDAVLTPGVRVRTAGRIATTRIELHLEHLQQGSRCRLATDAVVLATGYRERPLGRLLAGLDPYVRRDSSERPRVDEEFRLVLDPSVTGSVYVQNAELHTHGVGAPDLGLAAWRSATILNSLTGKETYPLPTRTAFTSFGLEDPADRVPQARQPGRLTPLVDGP; from the coding sequence ATGACCCACCCCCCACGCCACGCGCCGGCCTCCCCACGCGACCTCGTCGGCATCGGCATCGGCCCCTGCAACCTCTCCCTCGCCGCCCTCGCCCACCCGCTCGCCGAACTCGACGCCGTCTTCTACGAACAACGCCCCGGATTCGACTGGCACCCCGGACTGCTCATCGAGGGCGCCACCCTCCAGGTGCCGTTCCTCGCCGACCTCGTCACCCTCGCCGACCCCACCAGCCCCTGGAGCTTCCTCAGCTACCTCAGGAACCGCGAACGCCTCTTCCCGTTCTACTTCGCCGAGCACTTCCACATCCAGCGCGCCGAGTACGACGCCTACTGCCGCTGGGTCGCCCAGCAACTCCCCGGCCTGCGCTTCGGCCACCAGGTCGACGCCGTCCGCTGGAACCCCGAACGGGACGTCTTCGAAGTCGACTTCACCCAGCTCGGCACCGACGGCGAGGCCGAGGCCCTGGGCCGCACCTACACCCGCAACATCGTCCTCGGCATCGGCACCGCCCCCTACGTCCCCGACCCCCTCCAGCCCCTGGTGGAAACCCCCGGCGTGCCCGTCCTGCACGCCGCCGACTACCTCGACCACCGCGACACCGTCCTCGCCGCCGGACACGTCACCGTCGTCGGCTCCGGACAGTCCGGCGCCGAGGTCTTCCTCGACCTCCTGCGGCACCGCCCGGCCGGCCGGGAGGGACTGCACTGGATCGGCCGTACCGAGGCGTTCGCCCCCATGGAGTACTCCAAACTCGGGCTGGAACACTTCACACCCGACTACACCCGCTACTTCCACGCACTCGCCGAACCCGTCCGCGACCGCCTCGTCACCGCCCAGTGGCAGCTGTACAAGGGCATCGACGCCGGCACCCTCGCCGCCATCCACGACGAGCTGTACCGGCGCACCCTGCGCGGCGGCTGGCCCGACGCCGTCCTCACCCCCGGCGTCCGCGTCCGCACCGCCGGCCGCATCGCCACCACCAGGATCGAACTGCACCTGGAACACCTCCAGCAGGGCAGCCGCTGCCGGCTCGCCACCGACGCCGTCGTCCTCGCCACCGGCTACCGCGAACGCCCCCTCGGCCGCCTCCTCGCCGGACTCGATCCCTACGTCCGCCGCGACAGCAGCGAACGCCCGCGCGTCGACGAGGAGTTCCGCCTCGTCCTGGACCCCTCGGTCACCGGATCGGTCTACGTCCAGAACGCCGAACTGCACACCCACGGCGTCGGCGCCCCCGACCTCGGCCTCGCCGCCTGGCGCAGCGCCACCATCCTCAACTCGCTCACCGGAAAGGAGACCTATCCCCTCCCCACCCGAACCGCCTTCACCTCCTTCGGACTCGAAGACCCGGCGGACCGGGTGCCACAGGCCAGGCAACCGGGGCGGCTCACGCCACTCGTCGACGGGCCGTGA
- a CDS encoding NAD(P)H-binding protein, with product MIAVTGATGNVGRALVDRLLAAGQPVRALTRDPRRAALPARAEVVELRPDDPAALFTGATKLFLYAQAVTAPLLAAAREHGVRHAVLLSSGIVKEGADETHPIHVMHATAEQHIRDSGLAWTFLRPNAFATNALQYVPQIRAGGDTVRGVYAEGLSAPIHEDDIAAVAERVLLDDGHEGAVHRLTGPAAISNAGQVAAIGDALGRKLAFAEVDPAEAGPELFPYVPPQMLDRLLETVAETVGVPPEITGTVAEITGTPARAFDRWARDHTADFRA from the coding sequence GTGATCGCAGTGACCGGAGCGACCGGCAACGTAGGCCGCGCCCTCGTCGACCGACTCCTCGCCGCGGGACAGCCCGTCCGGGCGCTGACCCGGGACCCGCGGCGGGCCGCCCTGCCCGCACGGGCCGAGGTGGTGGAGCTGCGCCCGGACGATCCCGCCGCCCTGTTCACCGGGGCCACGAAACTCTTCCTGTACGCGCAGGCCGTCACCGCCCCACTGCTGGCGGCGGCCCGCGAACACGGCGTACGCCACGCCGTCCTGCTCTCCAGCGGCATCGTCAAGGAGGGCGCCGACGAGACCCACCCCATCCACGTCATGCACGCCACCGCCGAGCAGCACATCCGCGACAGCGGGCTCGCCTGGACCTTCCTGCGGCCCAACGCCTTCGCCACCAACGCGCTCCAGTACGTCCCGCAGATCCGCGCGGGCGGCGACACCGTCCGCGGCGTCTACGCCGAAGGGCTGTCCGCGCCCATCCACGAGGACGACATCGCCGCCGTGGCCGAGCGCGTCCTGCTCGACGACGGCCACGAGGGCGCCGTGCACCGGCTGACCGGACCCGCGGCGATCAGCAACGCCGGCCAGGTCGCCGCCATCGGCGACGCACTCGGCAGGAAGCTGGCGTTCGCGGAGGTGGACCCGGCCGAGGCCGGCCCGGAACTGTTCCCGTACGTACCGCCGCAGATGCTCGACAGGCTGCTGGAGACCGTCGCGGAGACCGTCGGCGTCCCCCCGGAGATCACCGGCACCGTGGCAGAGATCACCGGTACCCCGGCCCGCGCCTTCGACCGCTGGGCCCGGGACCACACCGCCGACTTCCGCGCCTGA